CGAGACCTCAGGTCTCGATCTCGACCACCAGCGGCCGGTGGTCGGAGACCCCGGCGCGCGGCGCCGCCACCGACCCGACCGTGCTCCGCGGAACACCGATCCCCAGGATGTGGTCGAACTGCACCGTCGGCCGGTGGGACGGGTAGGTGGGGGTGCGGGCCAGGTCGTACCAGCCCTGCAGCCTGGTCCGCCGTGCGGTGCGGACGCGTTCGCGCCGCGCCGTGCGCTGGATCGCGTGCGCCGACCCGAGCACCGTGCGCGGCACCGCCCCGATCAGGTTGAAGTCGCCGAGCACCAGGTACGGCTGCGGCAGGTCGGCGATCCAGCGCCGGATCGCGGCGAGCTGGGCGACGTTCCACCCGGGCACGAAGGACAGGTGCGCGGCGACCACGGTGAACTCCCCGCCGGGCCCGGCGAGCACCGCCGCCAGCGCGGCCCGCGGCTCGTCCGGCACCGGCGTCAGCCCGCGCCGCCCGGCCACCCGCAGCGGCAGCCCGAACGGGGCCGGGGCGAACCGGCGGGCCCGCCAGTGCAGCACCGGGAGGCGGGTGAGCAGCGCGGTGCCGTACGAGGGCCGCTCGACCGGGCCGTCCACGTCCTCGGGCCCGTAGACCACCATGCCGGGTTGCACGGGGTCGGTGACCCAGCCGGCCGAGGGGGCGGGGGTGCCGTGCAGGGCGGCGGCGAAGCGCCAGTCGGTGGCGCCCATCGCCTTGGCGGCGACGGCCGCCTGGTCGGTGCGGCCGGAGCGCTCCTGGTGGCGGTCGACCTCCTGGAGCGCGAGCACGTCGGCGTCCAGCGCGGCGACGGCCTCGGCGAGCGGCGCGCCCGGCTCGGCGGGGTAGGGAGCAGGGCTCCCGTCCGGGGCGAGCGGTTGGCCGTGCAGCAGGTTGTACGTGGCGATCCGCAGTGTGGTCACGCCGACGACCGTACCCGGCGGACGTGAACGGGTGGACGTGAACGGGG
The DNA window shown above is from Streptomyces sp. TLI_171 and carries:
- a CDS encoding endonuclease/exonuclease/phosphatase family protein is translated as MTTLRIATYNLLHGQPLAPDGSPAPYPAEPGAPLAEAVAALDADVLALQEVDRHQERSGRTDQAAVAAKAMGATDWRFAAALHGTPAPSAGWVTDPVQPGMVVYGPEDVDGPVERPSYGTALLTRLPVLHWRARRFAPAPFGLPLRVAGRRGLTPVPDEPRAALAAVLAGPGGEFTVVAAHLSFVPGWNVAQLAAIRRWIADLPQPYLVLGDFNLIGAVPRTVLGSAHAIQRTARRERVRTARRTRLQGWYDLARTPTYPSHRPTVQFDHILGIGVPRSTVGSVAAPRAGVSDHRPLVVEIET